In a single window of the Magnolia sinica isolate HGM2019 chromosome 7, MsV1, whole genome shotgun sequence genome:
- the LOC131251019 gene encoding uncharacterized protein LOC131251019, whose translation MRKEETFSGQVKLMEWVLQIHNSVVLHWFLTKGGMMILATWLSKAALEEQTTIILIIFKGDLANYLQKKGRLQPSKALRLALDIARKPLITNIMWMNLPCSGKYLFSLMQCVSKIYHHHQKKVHLYIRFLSSSLRKGDLYHAEATANL comes from the exons ATGAGGAAGGAAGAGACATTCTCTGGGCAGGTGAAGTTGATGGAATGGGTTCTGCAAATACATAATTCTGTCGTGTTACACTG GTTTTTGACCAAAGGTGGTATGATGATTTTAGCAACATGGTTGAGCAAAGCCGCTCTTGAAGAACAAACAACTAttattcttatcatttttaag GGAGATTTGGCAAATTACCTTCAAAAGAAAGGACGTCTACAGCCTTCTAAAGCTCTTAGACTTGCTCTTGATATTGCTAG GAAACCTCTCATTACAAATATCATGTGGATGAACTTACCTTGTTCAggcaagtatctattttctcttatGCAATGTGTTTCTAAAATTTATCATCATCACCAGAAAAAG GTACATCTATACATCAGATTTCTTTCGAGTAGCTTGAGGAAAGGAGATTTATATCATGCAGAGGCAACTGCAAATTTATAG